aagaaaaaaaaatactttgtctcatttcattttatttgtatttaaagTAATGCAGAAATCTTAAAAACAACAATTGATTGTACTAATTCCTATGATGAAATAATTGTATTTGACTAAAATATCCTTGCATAGATTATTAACTACAGTGTACAGTGGCAATACAACTAGACATCTATTAATGCATTTATTTCTTGAGTAttactataagaaaaatatattttgatgatggaagcacttgaaacttgaaacttcggACTTTCCTGGTCAGAACTATATTTCAATCTCAGAAAAAGTTATATACAAATGCCGCATCAGCACCAAAAAATTGCTAAGCACTCCAAGCTATGAAACAATATAGCCTAATCAAAAGGGCGCTTTTTCATTACTATCAACTCTCTTAAAGAACAAAGGCACAAATTCTCAAATTTACAGTGAACTTTGACATCCTTATCTGGGTCCATATGAACTAGTACACCATCTCTGAAAACAAATTTAAGATCAAGCTTCGTCGATTCTTCATTCAGTGCCATATCTTCCATTGCAGTTGCATGTTGGCTTGCTGCGTGAGAAAAACATTCAGCTGGCACAACATCCTTGCCTTGGTTTCCATTATTACACGTTCTCAGCTTCAAACAGTCGAGAGATGttccatgcttttcatttctTGAGATTTTATTTGATGAATCAATGAAATCTTGAGGCATAGAGCATTTTCTAACTGCTGAAATAAGATCCACAGATAATGATGCAACAGCATCATGGACATCTTCTGCCGTCCACTGCTCACTGTTTAAACCCCATTTTTCAACAAGTATTTTCTTTGTCAAGTGATGGAGACTGTGGAGGCATGCAGGGCAACATTGATACAAGCAAATAACCCCAGATTCAGCAGGGCCACTGCCATTACTTGAAGAGACATTGTTATCTGTAGCATTCTCCTGTTTATCAGATTTACCATCACTTGATTTAGTAGCAGTCTCTACCGCGGACAAGCTAAAAGGCTGATCAGAGATGGTAATTAAGTTACCAATCTCGACATTCTGTGTCTCTGGATCACAAGCAGTGTGAAGTCCATTTTGAAAAGGGACCACAGGGTGAGTGCACGTGGATTTCTTCAAGTCTTCTGAAATCTCTAGTTCTCCATCCATCTCTTCATTATTTCCAGCAGTTACAGGTTCAGATTGTCCAAATAATGTCCCATTCTCCAGACTTGTGGATGGATAAAGTGGTTGGCTTGCAGCAGTAGTGTTGTTGATATTCTTATTATCTGGAAAGGAATGGTTCTGTAGAGATCCTTCAGAACTAGCATTTCCATCATCACAATCAATAATCTCTACATTATCATTGTTGTCATCAGAGGCAAGATATCCAGTTGTTTCAGAAGGAATTTCCTTGTGACTTCCCTCCAATGTCTCCAAATCATTACCATCCACAGGAACAACTAAATGACAGTCCTCATCTTCAGTTTGGTGATTTTCCCGCGTGAGATGACTGTTTAATGGCCCACCACTTTCTGGTATAACCTTTGTTTTATGCTCAGGGGAATCCTGCTCCAGACTAAAATGGAAAGAATTACTGTTAGAGACCAAgtccacaaaatatatatatatatagtaattaaaCAACTGTGCATATTAAAGGAAAAGCGGTAATACCTTAGCAATGAATAAGCCCAGTTGTTGACCATGTCTTCTAAATAAGCCACTTGTGACAAAATACGAAAATATTGATATCTATCTTTCCCCACTTGAATTTTGGTATTGATTTTCTCAATTAAGATCTCGAGAACCTTCCTTACATCAAGGGAAACTTCCCTAACTGATTTATAAACACCTCTGTAAGCTGATAAACCAACAGCAATCAAGCCTCTGACTAGACCAGATGCTTCCCTACTTTTGGTGCCACCAGAACTACAAGATACTGCCACCTTGTCTTGTGAATTATTAGGACGAACTATACAAGAATTGAAAGGCCAGCCCCTCCAAGGTCCACTTACATCAGCACAAGGACCTTCATCGAGTTTTGAAGTGACCCAACAAAGTTCAGCAAAATGTGGGTATAAAAGAATTTGATAGCCAAATGTGGATATTGCTAACAACAGGGTCGACTTTCCCTTCAGTGACTTGCTGTTGGGTGTTGGTGGAACTTTTGTAAAGGATTCAAGTTGGATTTCACTCTTCTTATCATTAGCTGGTCcatcttcttttctttgacaTACCTTATCTTTAGAAACTTCAATTGATTCATAACTTCTGCCCTTTTGGGAACCCATATGAACATGAGATCTCTGATGAATCAATTGAACCAGCTGCTCAACTACATTTCTCAATAGCTCTAGTGCGGATAGATTGATCACCATGTCATGATCAAAATTCTCATCAATCTGCACAGAGAATCGAGGAATTGTCTGCTCCAAAGGAGTTGACCGGCCATCTTTAGATTGATAACTCTTAAAGAATTCCCTTACTTTGTGCGGAAGTTCTGTATAGGGAACTTCTGAAGTAGCCTGCcacaaatgaaaaacaaatataagGATCTACTaaccaatataaaatattattaaatgtctAGCCAATACTACAATGAATGACCTATTCTTGCAAAAACCAAGGATAattgagagattaaaaaaaaaattgaccaaGGAGTATCATTTTGCCAGACAATGTTGCTGCTCAAACAACTGTATCTTAATGTTAAAAGCCATAAGAATTACTCAATATGAATATGAAATTGTATTAATATATTCTAAAATAGCAATTAAGAAATTAGTGAAGTAACATAAATCAACATTCAACTTTAAAAAAAGGAGCAAAAACCTAGGAACCAATGGTATAAAGGCTTAATtattaaaagcaaaaaagtATTCATACCAGAATCATCAAGGATGTGGATACATCAATGGATTCCACCTGCTCAATAAATGACATCCAGGCATAGGAAGCCTTTGTGTTGGCTTGGCCTTTGATCATCTCAGTTGAGTTTTTCTCAGTACTAATCTCATTTTCCTTCTCAACAACTTGGTTTCGTGTGAAACACGACTTGCCCATCATTAAACACGAATCAGTCCTTTCAGCAATTTGGAAATGTTTTTCCACAGCCCATAAATCAATTCTTGGCAAGAATACTATGCAAGATTGCCTGCTAGCACATTTCACTGCCACATAGAAACTAACAGTGAGTATCAGATCTATATCTATAAGTTGCTACAATTATGAAAATAGTTGAGCATCAATATTTTGTATAGAGCAACAAATTCAACTCCTCTCTCACACTTGGCACCTTTCAGCGgctaggaagaaaaaaaagcattatcTTTGCAAGCCTAAGTCATAAGTATAACCTCAGCAACAATGAACAAATGGTGACAGCTTATTTGATCTCCAGAGTTTTTGTTAATTAGCATATTTAGTTAACCCAAAACAGTGATTCCAAAAGTACAAAAATCAGCATTACCAGTCAAACACTAGAAAAGAGAGACATACTTAGTATCTGACCAATCCCTTGCACCACTTCTCCATGCCCTTCTTGTAAAATAGTTGCCATATCAATCTTCTGTATTTCAATATTACCAATAAAGCAGTGAAGAAGGCAAGAAGCAAGATGCCTCGGGCCAGATCGTGAATTTCCAGATATTAATATCCGAAATCCTGATTTGTTGGTCAATGCAAATAAACCACTACGCATGCCAGGATGGTTCCTTGTGGAGGATTCTAACTTCAAGCTGTTATTATTGGCATCATCCTCAGTTTCACAAGAACCAGCATTGCCGTCGTTGGCAGATAAAATGCCAGAACAAGTAAGCTTTCTCTTTAACTCATAAACAATGtttgtttcttgaagaaaatCATCCATGTGCAACCACCAGCGATCAGAAGGCTTTTGCTTTTTGTCTAGAGCTGAAATCATGACATCCTTTATCACTGTTGCAGCTTTCAGTATGGAAAGTGGTAACCATAATCGTTCATCAAGATAAAGAGATACAAGAAGAGTGCATAATGGCTGCAATAAACAAGGAATAAGTTGGATGGGAAGAGGGGAGCATACTGCATCATTAGCAGCATTTCCAGCATCTCTCCGGGAGCAAGGTAgtggggaagaaaaaaaagcctctaaccAATCCCTCTCCTCCACTGC
The nucleotide sequence above comes from Glycine soja cultivar W05 chromosome 11, ASM419377v2, whole genome shotgun sequence. Encoded proteins:
- the LOC114375052 gene encoding uncharacterized protein LOC114375052 — encoded protein: MRSSPSSLGSSSRSGSRLRKKHKRLDAICEEEYSRNHGELNEDNEDNGDLNPDAGVRRSSRVRRAPMLLDASPAPPKKRRKVGKGGIGRIVEGARRLGRENKGSGGAWSSRLRSRVGNVGVRVKEERESPRGKRKLFEGVVGRRGVEEVGGKEELGGLMPKVVKSKRPGRIKATKHEEGHEEDVSDGSLEESKSQEVEIMLSSGEESDSDPETKLSGGDCMDDSDGNASPVIGNEEGNPMDDSDGDVAPMIGNEEGDQMDDFDGNDPLMVGNKKNLCNDLQIDECDGNAESSPMEHVVKVDDQLESVKESKNVGDVAEQVDNEGSVGKEVDVNENVLKDANDGKEDDADENVLKGANVGRSDELKHASIDKRGHQRIKEGRRCGLCGGGSDGKPPKRLAQDNGESENEAYSGSSSSEETNYDIWDGFDDEPGWLGRLLGPINDHCGIARIWVHLHCAVWSPEVYFANFGCLKNARAALFRGRALKCTRCGRRGATTGCRVDRCPRTYHLPCARASGCIFDHRKFLIACTDHRHLFQPRGNKYLARIKKLKARKIMWEIRKRSNEACRKDIGDEERWLENCGEDEEFLKRENKRLHRDLLRIAPVYIGGSDSASENSFQGWESVAGLKDVIRCMKEVVILPLLYPDLFDNLGLTPPRGVLLHGHPGTGKTLVVRALIGACSRGDKRIAYFARKGADCLGKYVGDAERQLRLLFQVAEKCQPSIIFFDEIDGLAPRRTRQQDQTHSSVVSTLLALMDGLKSRGSVVVIGATNRPEAVDPALRRPGRFDREIYFPLPTIEDRASILSLHTQKWPKPITGSLLEWIARKTPGFAGADLQALCTQAAMNALKRNFPLQEVLSLAAEEKHSGSKHIPLPSFAVEERDWLEAFFSSPLPCSRRDAGNAANDAVCSPLPIQLIPCLLQPLCTLLVSLYLDERLWLPLSILKAATVIKDVMISALDKKQKPSDRWWLHMDDFLQETNIVYELKRKLTCSGILSANDGNAGSCETEDDANNNSLKLESSTRNHPGMRSGLFALTNKSGFRILISGNSRSGPRHLASCLLHCFIGNIEIQKIDMATILQEGHGEVVQGIGQILMKCASRQSCIVFLPRIDLWAVEKHFQIAERTDSCLMMGKSCFTRNQVVEKENEISTEKNSTEMIKGQANTKASYAWMSFIEQVESIDVSTSLMILATSEVPYTELPHKVREFFKSYQSKDGRSTPLEQTIPRFSVQIDENFDHDMVINLSALELLRNVVEQLVQLIHQRSHVHMGSQKGRSYESIEVSKDKVCQRKEDGPANDKKSEIQLESFTKVPPTPNSKSLKGKSTLLLAISTFGYQILLYPHFAELCWVTSKLDEGPCADVSGPWRGWPFNSCIVRPNNSQDKVAVSCSSGGTKSREASGLVRGLIAVGLSAYRGVYKSVREVSLDVRKVLEILIEKINTKIQVGKDRYQYFRILSQVAYLEDMVNNWAYSLLSLEQDSPEHKTKVIPESGGPLNSHLTRENHQTEDEDCHLVVPVDGNDLETLEGSHKEIPSETTGYLASDDNNDNVEIIDCDDGNASSEGSLQNHSFPDNKNINNTTAASQPLYPSTSLENGTLFGQSEPVTAGNNEEMDGELEISEDLKKSTCTHPVVPFQNGLHTACDPETQNVEIGNLITISDQPFSLSAVETATKSSDGKSDKQENATDNNVSSSNGSGPAESGVICLYQCCPACLHSLHHLTKKILVEKWGLNSEQWTAEDVHDAVASLSVDLISAVRKCSMPQDFIDSSNKISRNEKHGTSLDCLKLRTCNNGNQGKDVVPAECFSHAASQHATAMEDMALNEESTKLDLKFVFRDGVLVHMDPDKDVKVHCKFENLCLCSLRELIVMKKRPFD